In a genomic window of Bacillus kexueae:
- the pdxS gene encoding pyridoxal 5'-phosphate synthase lyase subunit PdxS, with amino-acid sequence MANTTGTDRVKRGMAEMQKGGVIMDVVNAEQAKIAEEAGAVAVMALERVPADIRAAGGVARMADPTIVEEVMNAVSIPVMAKARIGHIVEARVLEALGVDYIDESEVLTPADEEFHLNKRDFTVPFVCGCRDLGEATRRIAEGASMLRTKGEPGTGNIVEAVRHMRKVNAQVRKVVGMSEDELMTEAKLLGAPYEVLLQIKKEGRLPVVNFAAGGVATPADAALMMQLGADGVFVGSGIFKSENPAKFARAIVEATTHYEDYELIAHLSKGLGNAMKGIEISNLLPEQRMQERGW; translated from the coding sequence ATGGCAAATACAACAGGTACTGATCGTGTAAAACGTGGAATGGCAGAAATGCAAAAAGGTGGCGTCATTATGGACGTTGTCAATGCAGAACAAGCAAAAATCGCAGAAGAGGCTGGCGCTGTTGCTGTTATGGCCCTTGAGCGTGTTCCAGCAGACATTCGTGCTGCAGGTGGGGTAGCACGTATGGCAGATCCTACAATTGTAGAAGAAGTAATGAATGCTGTTTCCATCCCAGTTATGGCAAAGGCACGTATCGGACATATCGTTGAAGCGCGAGTACTTGAGGCGCTTGGCGTTGACTATATTGATGAGAGTGAAGTATTAACACCAGCAGACGAAGAATTCCATTTGAATAAACGTGACTTTACAGTTCCGTTTGTATGTGGTTGCCGTGATTTAGGTGAGGCAACTCGTCGTATTGCTGAAGGTGCTTCTATGCTTCGTACAAAAGGAGAGCCTGGAACAGGTAACATTGTAGAAGCTGTTCGTCATATGCGTAAAGTGAATGCACAAGTTCGAAAAGTAGTAGGTATGAGTGAAGATGAGTTAATGACAGAAGCAAAACTATTAGGGGCTCCTTATGAAGTGTTATTGCAGATTAAAAAAGAAGGTCGTTTACCAGTTGTAAACTTTGCTGCTGGTGGTGTAGCTACTCCTGCTGATGCAGCGTTAATGATGCAACTTGGTGCAGACGGTGTATTCGTTGGTTCAGGTATTTTTAAATCTGAGAATCCAGCTAAATTTGCTCGTGCTATTGTTGAAGCGACAACTCACTATGAAGATTATGAATTAATTGCACACCTTTCTAAAGGGTTAGGAAATGCAATGAAGGGAATTGAAATTTCAAACTTATTACCAGAACAACGTATGCAAGAGCGTGGCTGGTAA